The Cellulophaga sp. L1A9 genome window below encodes:
- the mnmE gene encoding tRNA uridine-5-carboxymethylaminomethyl(34) synthesis GTPase MnmE, giving the protein MIQQDTIVALATPSGAGAIAIIRLSGIDAITIASNHFVSRKGKKLVHQKTHTILLGHIVDGDRVLDEVLVSIFKGPNSYTGENIVEISCHGSTYIQQEIIQLFLRNGCRTADAGEFTLRAFLNGKIDLSQAEAVADVIASDNAASHQIAIQQMRGGFSNEIKELRAELMNFASLIELELDFSEEDVEFANRDQFQDLINRITLVLKRLIDSFAVGNVIKNGIPVAIVGEPNVGKSTLLNSLLNEDRAIVSDIAGTTRDTIEDEISIEGIGFRFIDTAGIRETQDVVEGIGIKKTFEKIKQAQVVLYLVDGSLMTGTKEIDALKIEIEKIKNQFPQKSILLLVNKADKIAPDTTTLISSEMESLSAQLKTIFIAAKTGEGVEDLKGELLGLINTGALRNNETIVTNSRHYNSLLKALEEIQKVQYGMDAGFSGDLLAIDIRQALFHFGEITGEISSDDLLGNIFANFCIGK; this is encoded by the coding sequence ATGATACAACAGGATACTATAGTAGCACTTGCCACACCTTCTGGTGCGGGTGCCATTGCCATCATTCGTCTTTCTGGTATAGATGCTATTACCATTGCCTCTAACCATTTTGTATCTAGAAAAGGTAAGAAATTAGTACACCAGAAAACGCATACCATCCTTTTGGGACATATCGTAGATGGAGATCGTGTTTTAGATGAAGTATTGGTTTCTATTTTTAAAGGACCTAATTCATATACGGGAGAAAACATTGTAGAAATATCTTGTCATGGCTCTACTTATATACAGCAGGAAATCATCCAGTTATTTCTTAGAAATGGATGTAGAACTGCAGATGCAGGTGAATTTACCTTACGCGCCTTTTTAAATGGGAAGATAGATTTGAGCCAGGCTGAAGCCGTAGCCGATGTCATTGCTTCAGACAATGCTGCTAGTCACCAAATTGCGATTCAGCAAATGCGTGGTGGCTTTAGTAATGAAATAAAGGAATTGCGAGCAGAATTAATGAATTTTGCTTCTTTAATAGAATTAGAATTAGATTTTTCGGAAGAGGATGTAGAATTTGCCAATAGAGATCAATTTCAAGATCTTATCAATAGAATTACCTTAGTCTTAAAAAGGTTGATTGATTCTTTTGCCGTAGGAAATGTGATTAAAAACGGAATTCCGGTAGCTATTGTTGGAGAACCTAATGTTGGAAAATCGACCTTATTAAACTCCTTATTAAATGAAGATCGCGCTATCGTATCTGATATTGCCGGAACAACTAGAGATACCATTGAAGATGAAATTTCTATTGAAGGTATCGGATTTCGATTTATTGATACAGCCGGAATTCGTGAAACCCAAGATGTCGTTGAAGGTATCGGGATAAAAAAGACATTCGAGAAAATAAAGCAAGCACAAGTAGTTTTATATTTGGTTGATGGATCTCTGATGACGGGAACCAAGGAAATAGACGCTTTAAAAATCGAAATTGAAAAAATTAAGAATCAGTTTCCTCAGAAATCTATTCTTTTGTTGGTCAATAAAGCGGATAAAATAGCCCCTGACACCACCACGCTTATTTCTTCTGAAATGGAGTCATTATCTGCACAGCTTAAAACTATTTTTATCGCTGCGAAAACGGGTGAAGGCGTAGAAGATTTAAAAGGAGAATTATTAGGATTGATAAACACAGGCGCTCTTAGAAACAACGAAACTATTGTAACCAATTCTAGACACTACAACTCGTTGTTAAAAGCCTTAGAAGAGATTCAAAAGGTGCAATATGGAATGGATGCTGGTTTTTCTGGAGATTTATTGGCTATAGATATTCGTCAAGCCTTATTTCATTTCGGAGAAATCACAGGTGAGATATCAAGCGATGATCTTTTAGGTAATATTTTCGCGAACTTCTGTATCGGGAAATAA
- the dnaN gene encoding DNA polymerase III subunit beta — protein MKFIVSSTYLLKQLQVLGGVINNSNTLPILDNFLFDLKQNQLIVSASDLETTMSSVLNVDSDNEGLIAVPAKLLLDILKTFPEQPLTFVVEDNNTVEISSNHGKYALAYADGAEFPKAVELANPSSTTIIGDILATAINKTIFAAGNDDLRPVMSGIFFQFSPESLTFVATDAHKLVKYQRTDISASQVAEFIMPKKPLNLLKGILGGSESDVTIEYNESNAKFSFENTELICRLIDGKYPNYEAVIPKENPNVLSISRNQLLSSVRRVSIFSNKTTHQIRLKIAGAELNISAEDIDYSNKAEERLTCSYQGDDMQIGFNSRFLVEMLANLTSDDVSLEMSLPNRAGILTPVDGLDEGELVTMLVMPVMLNN, from the coding sequence ATGAAATTTATAGTATCTAGCACGTATTTACTTAAACAATTGCAAGTTTTAGGTGGCGTAATTAACAACAGCAATACACTACCAATTCTAGATAATTTTCTATTTGATTTAAAACAAAACCAATTAATTGTTTCTGCTTCAGATTTAGAAACTACCATGAGTTCTGTTTTAAACGTAGATTCAGACAATGAAGGTTTAATTGCAGTACCTGCAAAATTATTATTAGATATATTAAAAACCTTTCCAGAGCAACCGTTAACCTTTGTTGTTGAAGACAACAATACTGTTGAAATTAGCTCTAACCACGGTAAATATGCTTTAGCCTATGCAGATGGAGCTGAGTTTCCTAAAGCTGTAGAATTGGCGAACCCAAGTTCTACAACAATTATAGGAGACATTTTAGCTACCGCTATCAACAAAACCATTTTTGCTGCAGGTAATGATGATTTAAGACCTGTAATGAGCGGTATCTTTTTTCAGTTCTCTCCTGAGAGTTTAACCTTTGTAGCTACCGATGCACATAAATTGGTAAAATACCAAAGAACAGATATCTCTGCTTCGCAAGTGGCGGAATTTATTATGCCTAAAAAGCCTTTAAATCTTTTGAAAGGTATCTTAGGAGGTAGTGAATCAGACGTAACAATAGAATACAACGAGAGTAACGCAAAATTTAGTTTCGAAAATACAGAACTTATCTGTCGTTTAATAGACGGTAAGTATCCAAATTACGAAGCGGTGATTCCTAAGGAAAACCCTAATGTATTGTCTATTTCTAGAAATCAATTATTGAGCTCTGTTCGTAGAGTTTCTATATTCTCAAATAAAACAACGCACCAAATACGTTTAAAAATTGCTGGTGCAGAACTTAATATTTCTGCTGAAGATATTGATTACAGTAATAAAGCAGAAGAGCGTTTAACATGCTCATACCAAGGTGATGATATGCAAATTGGTTTTAACTCAAGATTTTTAGTGGAAATGCTAGCGAACTTAACTTCTGATGATGTTTCATTAGAAATGAGTTTACCAAATAGAGCTGGTATTTTAACACCTGTGGATGGTTTAGATGAAGGAGAATTGGTAACAATGCTTGTAATGCCTGTTATGCTTAATAATTAA
- a CDS encoding PhoH family protein — protein sequence MKELLIELTEISPRDFFGQQNENIDLIKKYFPKLKIVARGSKIRVYGDDELLEEFNRRFDMLKEHYLKYNKLDENSIERLLMSTAKDDLSSSESSGEVIIHGVSGRLIKAQTVNQRKLVDAVRKNDMVFAIGPAGTGKTYTAVALAVKALKEKKVKRIILTRPAVEAGENLGFLPGDLKEKLDPYMQPLYDALRDMITPEKLAFYIENGTIQIAPLAFMRGRTLDHAFVILDEGQNTTHAQMKMFLTRMGKNAQFLITGDPGQIDLPRRTVSGLKEALLVLQNVEGISIIHLDDKDVIRHKLVKKVIEAYKGLEHQN from the coding sequence TTGAAAGAACTACTAATTGAACTCACAGAAATTAGTCCTAGAGATTTTTTTGGACAGCAAAATGAAAATATAGACTTAATAAAAAAATACTTTCCAAAGCTAAAAATTGTAGCAAGAGGTAGTAAAATAAGAGTCTATGGCGATGATGAACTCCTTGAAGAGTTCAATAGGCGTTTTGACATGTTAAAGGAGCATTACCTCAAGTATAATAAACTTGATGAGAATAGTATTGAACGTTTGCTGATGAGTACAGCAAAAGATGATTTATCTTCTTCGGAAAGTAGTGGGGAAGTTATTATTCATGGCGTTAGTGGTCGTTTAATAAAAGCACAAACGGTCAATCAGCGCAAATTAGTGGATGCCGTACGAAAAAATGATATGGTTTTTGCTATTGGGCCTGCCGGTACTGGTAAAACGTACACTGCCGTTGCGCTTGCTGTTAAAGCATTAAAAGAGAAAAAAGTAAAGCGAATTATTTTAACTCGTCCCGCAGTAGAAGCAGGTGAAAATCTAGGTTTCTTACCAGGCGATTTAAAGGAAAAATTAGACCCGTACATGCAGCCTTTATATGATGCTTTACGCGATATGATTACGCCAGAAAAATTAGCTTTTTATATTGAAAATGGCACCATACAAATTGCACCATTGGCATTTATGCGCGGTAGAACATTAGATCATGCTTTTGTCATCTTGGACGAAGGGCAAAATACCACCCATGCCCAGATGAAAATGTTTTTAACAAGGATGGGTAAAAATGCGCAGTTCTTAATTACAGGAGATCCAGGGCAAATAGATTTGCCTAGAAGAACGGTTTCGGGCCTTAAAGAAGCATTATTAGTCCTGCAAAACGTAGAGGGAATATCCATTATTCATTTGGATGATAAAGATGTTATCCGTCATAAATTAGTCAAAAAAGTAATTGAAGCTTACAAAGGTTTAGAACACCAAAATTAG
- a CDS encoding site-specific integrase, protein MKINLKKKKLKNGKSSLFLEFYNGYRIDKNGVKKHLRKFEYLKQYVFDNPANAEEKRKNKETLQLAENILAIRKAEYIQGKYKIKNNKKGEVTFLEYYEQLKEDRFETKANYGNWDAALKHIEKYCPAHKQLKDIDTDFVKGFKRYLNTKAKTKSGTPLSQNSKYTYFNKFKAALREAYTENYLEENVLRSVKGFEQGESTREYLTYSELQAMTQAECKYPVLKNAFIFSCLTGLRWSDIDKLKWSEVRDEDTGSRIIFRQKKTDGLEYLYVSEQSRELLGKRVNESDRVFKGLKYGAVYNTEILRWCMKAGITKHITFHSARHTNAVLLLENGADIYTVSKRLGHKEIRTTEIYTKIIDEKMKEAANLIPELDLEI, encoded by the coding sequence ATGAAAATCAATCTAAAGAAGAAAAAATTAAAAAACGGAAAGTCTAGTTTATTTCTTGAATTCTATAATGGGTATCGCATTGATAAAAACGGGGTCAAAAAGCACCTTAGAAAATTTGAATACCTAAAACAGTATGTTTTTGATAATCCCGCAAATGCAGAGGAAAAAAGAAAGAATAAAGAAACACTTCAATTGGCCGAAAACATACTAGCGATAAGAAAGGCTGAATATATTCAAGGGAAATACAAAATCAAGAACAATAAAAAAGGAGAAGTAACCTTTTTAGAGTACTATGAGCAGCTTAAAGAAGACCGCTTTGAAACCAAAGCGAATTATGGTAATTGGGATGCAGCACTAAAACATATCGAAAAATATTGTCCCGCCCATAAACAGCTAAAGGATATTGATACTGATTTTGTCAAAGGGTTTAAACGATATCTGAACACTAAAGCCAAAACCAAGAGTGGCACACCCCTATCTCAAAATTCCAAGTACACTTATTTCAATAAGTTTAAAGCAGCCTTACGGGAAGCCTATACCGAAAACTATTTGGAAGAAAATGTATTGCGCTCAGTTAAAGGTTTTGAGCAGGGCGAATCTACCAGAGAATATTTAACCTATTCCGAATTACAGGCAATGACACAAGCCGAGTGTAAGTACCCCGTACTAAAGAATGCTTTTATTTTTAGCTGTCTTACAGGTTTACGATGGAGCGATATTGACAAATTAAAATGGTCGGAGGTTCGAGACGAAGATACAGGCTCTAGAATTATATTTAGACAGAAGAAAACGGACGGACTCGAATATCTTTACGTTTCAGAGCAATCCAGAGAACTGCTAGGAAAGCGAGTCAACGAAAGTGATAGGGTATTTAAAGGCCTAAAATACGGTGCTGTTTACAATACCGAGATTTTAAGGTGGTGCATGAAAGCCGGAATTACAAAGCACATTACTTTTCATAGCGCAAGACATACCAATGCGGTACTACTGTTAGAGAACGGTGCAGATATTTATACAGTATCGAAACGTTTAGGACATAAAGAAATCCGTACAACAGAAATCTACACTAAGATTATTGATGAAAAAATGAAGGAGGCCGCTAATCTGATTCCTGAACTAGATTTAGAAATTTAA
- a CDS encoding mechanosensitive ion channel family protein: MTDFWNTNKQIIIYAIIVVAVVLVLRFLTKKFHDWLERRWRQKHIGEEPSTINLTQKILNALWIVLGFMALAFIFIAKEQYEVATQNFYLVLYLGIVAVITLVVASLVQTWFKRSIKEKIKDEQDPTSYKFLRYLAIFSVYFIGAILAILAFPSLRGIAQTALGGAGVLAVVAGVASQEALANLVGGIFIISFKPFKIGDIIKVDSTMVGTVTDITLRHTVIRNYENKMIVIPNSVINKEKLINYDLGERMCCEWIEIGISYGSDIDLAKHIMREECEDHPNLMDHRSELDKYNNKKKVIVRVIRLEDSAVTLRAWAWSASFTDAFVLKCDVLESIKKRFDKEGIEIPFPHRTLVLKKEQLESLVLKN; this comes from the coding sequence ATGACAGATTTTTGGAATACCAATAAACAAATCATCATATATGCAATCATTGTAGTTGCAGTTGTTCTAGTTCTACGATTTCTAACCAAGAAATTTCATGACTGGTTAGAGAGAAGGTGGCGTCAAAAACATATTGGCGAGGAACCTTCAACTATAAATTTAACTCAAAAGATTTTGAATGCTCTTTGGATTGTTCTTGGTTTTATGGCATTGGCTTTCATATTTATTGCCAAAGAACAATATGAGGTTGCCACACAAAACTTCTACCTAGTGCTGTACTTAGGTATAGTTGCAGTTATCACATTGGTAGTTGCTTCATTGGTGCAAACTTGGTTCAAACGTTCGATAAAAGAAAAAATAAAGGATGAACAAGACCCTACCAGTTATAAGTTTCTTCGGTATTTAGCTATTTTTTCTGTCTATTTTATTGGAGCCATACTTGCCATCCTAGCTTTTCCATCACTACGCGGAATCGCTCAGACTGCCCTCGGTGGTGCCGGAGTATTGGCTGTAGTTGCAGGTGTTGCCTCTCAAGAAGCATTGGCAAACCTTGTTGGTGGAATTTTTATAATCTCGTTCAAACCATTTAAGATAGGTGATATCATTAAAGTTGATTCAACAATGGTTGGCACGGTAACCGACATTACCCTAAGACATACGGTCATTCGGAATTATGAGAATAAAATGATTGTAATTCCTAATTCCGTCATCAATAAAGAAAAGCTAATCAATTATGATTTGGGAGAACGTATGTGCTGCGAGTGGATAGAAATAGGTATTTCCTACGGCAGCGATATTGACCTCGCAAAGCACATTATGCGTGAAGAGTGCGAGGACCATCCAAATCTAATGGACCACAGAAGCGAATTGGATAAATACAATAACAAAAAGAAAGTAATTGTAAGGGTTATACGCTTGGAAGATTCTGCAGTTACGCTTCGTGCATGGGCTTGGTCAGCCAGTTTTACAGATGCTTTTGTTTTGAAATGTGATGTGCTTGAAAGTATTAAGAAACGCTTTGATAAAGAGGGTATCGAGATTCCCTTCCCACACCGGACTTTGGTTTTGAAAAAAGAACAATTGGAAAGTCTGGTTTTAAAAAATTAG
- a CDS encoding efflux RND transporter permease subunit, whose protein sequence is MTITELSVKRPTLAVVVFTIIALLGIISYSSLGYELLPKMSSPMLSISTVYPGASPSEVENSVTTNIEDAVSALEGVKSITSTSQEGISIVSVELTYNADVDKALQDAQRKVINILGSLPEQVQQPSVNKFSMDDMPIMRLGASSKMDANAFNNLVENDIKETISRIEGVAQVQVIGGNEREIRINVDRDKLSTYGLSILQVTQAIAAANLDFPTGNIKDEDQQVTVRLSGKFQSIDDIKGLTVKTGQEGTSVRIEDIAEVYDTTKDVTTISRIDGISSIGLTISKQSDGNTVQVAEDVRKELKKIEAEYADEELKIAIAQDSSVFTLEAADAVIFDLLLAVGLVAIIMLFFLKSWRDSIIVMVSIPVSIVATFIAMNQLGYTLNLMTLLGLSLVVGILVDDSIVVLESIHAEMEKGKSRMEAAMESWKKIGLSVMSITLVLIAVFLPITFVTGVIADLLTQFAIVVAFATAISLIVSFTLTPLLASRFSKVIELDSKTIWHRPMIAFERFLDGVNDFYRDALQWTLSRKRITAFALIAMVVGALSLMVFGFIGSEFVKNGDNGEFIVELELPKESTIEETNLATLAVEDILMQDNIVASVFSTVGTGTGGSGNSSNKSQISAKMISPDERTISSETYARDIKTILMKRVPGVKFKTAASGMMGGSTAGPIQVMLVGDNMDQLMQTADEVKSKIESVNGTRDVELSVSGGNPEVAITVDRDKMAALSLTMSDVGNTMQNAFAGNTQYKFRDGENEYDINVKLDQFNRRNVNDIKKISFLNTKGELIELQQFAAVTESTGPSRLQRDNKRASLSIGAQVAGLPVGDVSANVQSMISEIELPDGVSFEMGGDLESQMEAFASLGLALLMSIILVYLIMVALYESYAYPLVVMFSVPTALIGAFLILALFKESLGVFTFLGLIMLVGLVIKNAILIVDAANQFKKEGDNTLVAIEKAGLTRLRPILMTTLAMVIAMIPIAFASGAGAEWKNGLALVLMGGLLSSLIFTVVIVPVMYVVIDIWKGDIKRSDAKLRAQQIGENKAESTHLNLA, encoded by the coding sequence ATGACCATAACAGAACTTTCCGTAAAAAGACCTACGCTGGCCGTTGTTGTCTTTACCATAATCGCTCTTTTAGGCATTATTAGTTATTCAAGTTTAGGCTATGAATTACTACCAAAAATGAGCTCACCAATGCTTTCAATAAGCACGGTTTATCCCGGAGCTTCTCCTTCGGAAGTTGAAAACTCGGTAACTACGAATATAGAGGATGCCGTTAGTGCACTTGAAGGAGTGAAAAGTATTACTTCTACATCACAGGAGGGTATTTCGATAGTAAGTGTTGAATTGACTTATAACGCTGACGTTGACAAGGCGCTGCAGGATGCACAGCGGAAAGTAATCAACATCTTGGGTAGTTTACCGGAACAGGTACAACAGCCTAGCGTCAATAAATTTTCAATGGATGATATGCCGATTATGAGATTGGGCGCTTCTTCGAAAATGGATGCGAACGCGTTTAACAATCTTGTCGAGAATGATATTAAGGAGACCATTTCTAGAATTGAAGGTGTTGCCCAAGTACAGGTAATAGGTGGAAATGAGCGTGAAATACGAATCAATGTTGACCGTGATAAACTGAGTACTTACGGACTTAGCATTCTACAGGTAACTCAGGCAATTGCAGCCGCGAATCTGGATTTCCCTACAGGGAATATTAAAGATGAAGACCAGCAGGTAACGGTACGTCTATCGGGGAAGTTTCAAAGTATTGATGATATAAAAGGGTTAACGGTCAAAACTGGTCAAGAGGGAACAAGCGTTCGTATCGAAGATATTGCCGAAGTATATGATACTACAAAAGATGTGACTACTATTTCTAGAATCGATGGAATTAGCTCCATAGGTCTTACAATTTCTAAACAGTCCGACGGTAATACGGTTCAGGTTGCGGAGGACGTTCGAAAGGAACTTAAAAAAATAGAAGCTGAGTACGCCGATGAAGAATTGAAAATAGCAATAGCCCAAGATAGTTCCGTTTTTACATTGGAGGCTGCCGATGCCGTAATCTTTGATTTACTTTTGGCGGTTGGTTTGGTTGCTATCATTATGTTGTTTTTCTTAAAAAGTTGGAGGGACTCTATCATTGTAATGGTTTCGATTCCCGTGTCTATTGTTGCAACATTTATAGCAATGAATCAATTAGGGTACACCCTAAACCTGATGACACTTCTTGGGTTATCACTTGTTGTAGGTATTCTTGTCGATGATAGTATTGTGGTTTTGGAAAGCATTCATGCCGAGATGGAAAAAGGCAAAAGCCGAATGGAAGCTGCGATGGAAAGTTGGAAAAAAATCGGTCTTTCGGTAATGTCCATTACATTGGTTTTGATTGCTGTTTTCTTACCCATAACTTTTGTTACGGGGGTAATTGCTGATTTGCTTACGCAGTTCGCCATTGTTGTTGCCTTTGCAACTGCAATCTCACTAATTGTATCTTTTACCTTAACGCCATTACTGGCTTCACGCTTCAGTAAGGTTATCGAATTGGATAGTAAAACGATATGGCATCGGCCTATGATTGCCTTTGAGCGTTTTCTCGATGGTGTCAATGATTTCTATAGGGATGCGCTACAATGGACGCTTTCTAGAAAACGAATTACAGCCTTTGCTTTAATAGCTATGGTAGTAGGTGCATTATCTTTAATGGTATTCGGCTTTATTGGAAGCGAGTTCGTAAAGAACGGTGACAACGGGGAATTCATTGTTGAATTAGAATTACCAAAAGAATCTACTATAGAGGAAACCAACTTAGCCACACTAGCCGTCGAGGATATTCTAATGCAAGATAATATCGTAGCCTCGGTATTTTCAACAGTTGGAACTGGCACAGGCGGAAGTGGCAACTCATCAAACAAATCACAGATTAGCGCGAAAATGATTAGCCCCGATGAGCGCACGATTTCATCGGAAACCTATGCTCGTGATATTAAGACTATTTTAATGAAACGTGTTCCTGGGGTAAAGTTTAAAACTGCCGCATCGGGAATGATGGGGGGAAGTACTGCAGGTCCAATACAGGTAATGCTTGTTGGTGATAATATGGACCAATTGATGCAAACTGCAGACGAAGTAAAATCAAAAATAGAATCCGTAAACGGTACCCGTGATGTTGAGCTTTCTGTAAGCGGTGGGAATCCAGAAGTAGCTATTACTGTTGACCGTGATAAAATGGCAGCTTTGAGCTTAACAATGAGCGATGTCGGTAATACCATGCAAAATGCATTCGCGGGAAATACTCAGTATAAATTCCGAGATGGTGAAAATGAATATGATATCAACGTAAAGCTTGACCAGTTCAACCGTAGAAATGTGAATGACATTAAAAAAATCTCATTCCTGAATACCAAAGGAGAACTTATCGAACTTCAACAGTTCGCTGCCGTAACCGAATCTACAGGTCCGTCAAGATTACAGCGAGACAACAAACGCGCATCATTAAGTATTGGTGCACAAGTAGCTGGTCTACCCGTTGGAGATGTCTCTGCGAACGTGCAATCCATGATTTCAGAAATAGAGCTTCCTGATGGAGTAAGCTTTGAAATGGGCGGTGATCTGGAAAGTCAAATGGAAGCTTTTGCGAGTTTAGGTTTGGCACTTTTAATGTCCATCATCTTAGTGTATTTAATAATGGTGGCCCTATACGAATCTTATGCGTATCCACTTGTAGTAATGTTTTCTGTCCCGACCGCACTTATCGGAGCATTTCTCATACTTGCTTTGTTCAAAGAGAGCCTTGGAGTATTTACATTTTTAGGTTTAATTATGCTAGTTGGTTTGGTCATTAAGAATGCCATACTTATCGTGGATGCGGCCAATCAATTCAAAAAAGAAGGTGATAATACTTTGGTCGCTATTGAAAAAGCTGGCTTGACTCGATTACGTCCTATTTTAATGACAACTCTTGCCATGGTAATAGCCATGATTCCAATTGCATTTGCAAGTGGCGCAGGTGCTGAATGGAAAAATGGACTTGCGCTTGTGCTTATGGGTGGATTATTGAGTTCCTTAATTTTTACGGTAGTGATTGTTCCTGTAATGTATGTTGTTATAGACATATGGAAAGGCGATATTAAAAGGTCGGATGCAAAACTGAGAGCGCAGCAAATTGGAGAAAATAAAGCGGAATCAACCCATCTAAATTTAGCATAA
- a CDS encoding DUF4870 domain-containing protein: MQRENKQLLVITHLSQLLDIVTGFGGFIVPLIIWLTQKDTVINMDENGKAIMNFRISMFLYFIICIPLILLFGLGLLGFLVLGILTFVFPIVNAIRVSNDEQPYYPMSIKFL, from the coding sequence ATGCAAAGAGAAAACAAACAATTATTAGTCATTACACATTTAAGTCAGTTATTAGATATTGTTACAGGTTTTGGAGGCTTTATAGTACCATTAATTATATGGTTAACCCAAAAAGATACAGTAATTAATATGGATGAAAATGGAAAGGCAATTATGAATTTTAGAATAAGTATGTTTCTATATTTTATAATTTGTATTCCTTTGATTTTATTATTTGGCTTAGGCTTACTAGGGTTTTTAGTATTAGGTATTCTAACGTTTGTATTTCCTATTGTAAATGCAATAAGAGTTAGTAATGATGAACAGCCTTATTACCCAATGAGCATCAAGTTCTTATAA
- a CDS encoding glycoside hydrolase → MSDEFNDSSFNANKWKNTDPNRWIGRPPGLFTESTVSEKNGNLRLTCKKLPSPRVVNGKTFTHEGSNITSNTAGQVGYYFEARMKANKTFMSSTFWLINNANDTNGCDKRTIELDIQECVGQIVGTANFAQNFNRTIHSNTHSRNTTCATTPTGSVGGNTGLYNKVYESYHVYAAWWKSKTEIVFYLDGNEVYSITPKADFDLPLYLKLVTETYDWNPVPADGGMKGTWGSVQRSMTGYVPIS, encoded by the coding sequence ATGTCTGATGAATTCAATGATAGTTCTTTTAATGCCAACAAATGGAAAAATACCGATCCTAACCGATGGATAGGTAGACCTCCAGGACTTTTTACAGAAAGCACGGTATCTGAAAAAAATGGCAACCTTAGATTAACCTGCAAGAAGTTGCCTAGTCCTAGAGTAGTCAATGGAAAAACGTTTACACATGAAGGTTCTAACATAACGTCTAATACAGCAGGGCAGGTAGGCTATTATTTTGAAGCAAGAATGAAAGCAAATAAGACGTTTATGTCTTCTACATTTTGGTTAATTAACAATGCAAACGATACTAATGGCTGTGATAAAAGAACCATAGAATTAGACATTCAGGAATGTGTCGGTCAAATTGTTGGTACCGCAAATTTTGCACAAAACTTCAATAGAACCATACATTCTAATACGCATAGTAGAAATACAACCTGTGCAACAACACCAACAGGTTCTGTAGGAGGAAATACAGGATTATATAATAAAGTGTATGAGTCTTATCATGTTTACGCAGCCTGGTGGAAAAGTAAAACAGAAATTGTATTTTATCTAGACGGGAATGAAGTGTATAGCATTACTCCTAAAGCCGATTTTGACTTGCCATTATATTTAAAATTGGTTACAGAAACCTATGATTGGAATCCAGTTCCTGCAGATGGCGGTATGAAAGGTACTTGGGGGAGCGTACAACGTTCTATGACTGGGTACGTACCTATAAGTTAG
- a CDS encoding S-adenosyl-l-methionine hydroxide adenosyltransferase family protein — MAIITLTTDFGYKDHFVGVIKGAIYSELADAKIVDISNEISPFNIPECAYILKNSYKSFPKGTIHIVGVDSEPTPENQHIAVLVDGHYFITANNGVIGLITSEITPDKVVEINIPNPEHGSFPVLDVFVKVACHIARGGTLEVVGKLFNKLKDIREFAPRITENGNGIVGSVIYIDNFGNVITNIEKHTFDAYRKGRDFILNARNRKITKIHNKYSDIINFELEKDKRNGPGDLLALFNSSNYIELAIYKSDLNTVGGASTLLGLDYRDTITIDFE; from the coding sequence ATGGCAATAATTACATTAACTACTGATTTCGGATATAAAGACCATTTTGTAGGCGTTATTAAAGGCGCTATATATTCGGAATTAGCCGATGCTAAAATTGTTGACATCTCTAATGAAATAAGTCCGTTTAATATTCCAGAATGTGCTTATATTTTAAAAAATTCTTATAAGAGTTTTCCAAAAGGAACCATACATATTGTAGGCGTAGATTCTGAGCCAACTCCTGAAAACCAACACATTGCAGTACTTGTAGATGGCCATTATTTCATAACTGCAAACAATGGTGTAATAGGTTTAATCACCTCTGAAATAACTCCTGATAAAGTAGTTGAAATTAATATTCCTAACCCCGAACACGGATCTTTTCCGGTACTAGATGTATTTGTAAAAGTAGCCTGCCATATTGCACGCGGAGGGACGCTAGAAGTTGTTGGTAAATTATTTAATAAACTCAAAGATATTCGAGAATTTGCTCCAAGAATTACAGAAAACGGCAATGGTATTGTAGGTAGTGTAATATATATAGACAATTTTGGGAATGTTATTACCAATATAGAAAAACACACCTTTGATGCTTATCGTAAAGGAAGAGACTTTATTTTGAATGCTCGGAATAGAAAAATTACTAAAATACATAATAAGTATAGTGATATTATAAATTTTGAATTAGAAAAAGATAAGCGAAACGGGCCCGGAGATCTACTAGCACTTTTTAATTCATCCAATTATATAGAATTAGCAATTTACAAAAGCGATTTAAATACCGTAGGAGGTGCTTCGACCCTGCTTGGTTTAGATTATAGAGATACAATCACCATAGATTTTGAATAA